A stretch of the Macaca mulatta isolate MMU2019108-1 chromosome 16, T2T-MMU8v2.0, whole genome shotgun sequence genome encodes the following:
- the MLX gene encoding max-like protein X isoform X1: MTEPGASPEDPWVKASPVGAHASEGRAGRARARRGAGRRGASLLSPKSPMLSGPRGCREDSSHPACAKVEYAYSDNSLDPGLFVESTRKGNVVSRANSIGSTSASSVPNTDDEDSDYHQEAYKESYKDRRRRAHTQAEQKRRDAIKRGYDDLQTIVPTCQQQDFSIGSQKLSKAIVLQKTIDYIQFLHKEKKKQEEEVSTLRKDVTALKIMKVNYEQIVKAHQDNPHEGEDQVSDQVKFNVFQGIMDSLFQSFNASISVASFQELSACVFSWIEEHCKPQTLREIVIGVLHQLKNQLY; this comes from the exons ATGACTGAGCCGGGCGCCTCTCCCGAGGACCCTTGGGTCAAGGCAAGCCCCGTGGGCGCGCACGCCAGCGAGGGGAGGGCGGGTCGGGCTCGTGCACGTAGGGGGGCCGGAAGACGAGGGGCTTCCCTCCTGTCCCCAAAGTCCCCCATGCTCTCCGGGCCCCGGGGCTGCAGAGAAGACAGCTCTCACCCCGCGTGTGCCAAG GTGGAGTATGCCTACAGCGACAACAGCCTGGACCCCG GGCTTTTTGTAGAAAGCACCCGCAAGGGGAATGTAGTGTCCAGAGCTAATAGCATCGGTTCCACCAGTGCCTCTTCTGTCCCCAACACAG ATGACGAGGACAGTGATTACCACCAGGAGGCCTACAAGGAGTCCTACAAAGACCGGCGGCGGCGAGCACACACTCAGGCTGAGCAGAAGAGGAGGGACGCCATCAAG AGAGGCTATGATGACCTTCAGACCATCGTCCCCACTTGCCAGCAGCAGGACTTCTCCATTGGCTCCCAAAAGCTCAGCAAAGCCATCGTTCTACAAAAGA CCATTGACTACATTCAGTTTTTGCacaaggagaagaaaaagcaggaggaggaggtgtCCACGTTACGCAAGGATGTCACGGCCCTAAAGATCATGAAAGT GAACTATGAGCAGATTGTGAAGGCACACCAGGACAACCCCCATGAAGGGGAGGACCAGGTCTCTGACCAGGTCAAGTTCAACGTGTTTCAAGGCATCATGGATTCCCTGTTCCAGTCCTTCAATGCCTCCATCTCGGTGGCCAGCTTCCAGGAGCTGTCAGCCTGTGTCTTCAGCTGGATTGAGGAGCACTGTAAGCCTCAG ACCCTGCGGGAGATTGTGATTGGCGTCCTGCACCAATTGAAAAACCAGCTTTACTGA
- the MLX gene encoding max-like protein X isoform X3 codes for MTEPGASPEDPWVKVEYAYSDNSLDPGLFVESTRKGNVVSRANSIGSTSASSVPNTDDEDSDYHQEAYKESYKDRRRRAHTQAEQKRRDAIKRGYDDLQTIVPTCQQQDFSIGSQKLSKAIVLQKTIDYIQFLHKEKKKQEEEVSTLRKDVTALKIMKVNYEQIVKAHQDNPHEGEDQVSDQVKFNVFQGIMDSLFQSFNASISVASFQELSACVFSWIEEHCKPQTLREIVIGVLHQLKNQLY; via the exons ATGACTGAGCCGGGCGCCTCTCCCGAGGACCCTTGGGTCAAG GTGGAGTATGCCTACAGCGACAACAGCCTGGACCCCG GGCTTTTTGTAGAAAGCACCCGCAAGGGGAATGTAGTGTCCAGAGCTAATAGCATCGGTTCCACCAGTGCCTCTTCTGTCCCCAACACAG ATGACGAGGACAGTGATTACCACCAGGAGGCCTACAAGGAGTCCTACAAAGACCGGCGGCGGCGAGCACACACTCAGGCTGAGCAGAAGAGGAGGGACGCCATCAAG AGAGGCTATGATGACCTTCAGACCATCGTCCCCACTTGCCAGCAGCAGGACTTCTCCATTGGCTCCCAAAAGCTCAGCAAAGCCATCGTTCTACAAAAGA CCATTGACTACATTCAGTTTTTGCacaaggagaagaaaaagcaggaggaggaggtgtCCACGTTACGCAAGGATGTCACGGCCCTAAAGATCATGAAAGT GAACTATGAGCAGATTGTGAAGGCACACCAGGACAACCCCCATGAAGGGGAGGACCAGGTCTCTGACCAGGTCAAGTTCAACGTGTTTCAAGGCATCATGGATTCCCTGTTCCAGTCCTTCAATGCCTCCATCTCGGTGGCCAGCTTCCAGGAGCTGTCAGCCTGTGTCTTCAGCTGGATTGAGGAGCACTGTAAGCCTCAG ACCCTGCGGGAGATTGTGATTGGCGTCCTGCACCAATTGAAAAACCAGCTTTACTGA
- the MLX gene encoding max-like protein X isoform X2: MTEPGASPEDPWVKASPVGAHASEGRAGRARARRGAGRRGASLLSPKSPMLSGPRGCREDSSHPACAKVEYAYSDNSLDPDDEDSDYHQEAYKESYKDRRRRAHTQAEQKRRDAIKRGYDDLQTIVPTCQQQDFSIGSQKLSKAIVLQKTIDYIQFLHKEKKKQEEEVSTLRKDVTALKIMKVNYEQIVKAHQDNPHEGEDQVSDQVKFNVFQGIMDSLFQSFNASISVASFQELSACVFSWIEEHCKPQTLREIVIGVLHQLKNQLY; encoded by the exons ATGACTGAGCCGGGCGCCTCTCCCGAGGACCCTTGGGTCAAGGCAAGCCCCGTGGGCGCGCACGCCAGCGAGGGGAGGGCGGGTCGGGCTCGTGCACGTAGGGGGGCCGGAAGACGAGGGGCTTCCCTCCTGTCCCCAAAGTCCCCCATGCTCTCCGGGCCCCGGGGCTGCAGAGAAGACAGCTCTCACCCCGCGTGTGCCAAG GTGGAGTATGCCTACAGCGACAACAGCCTGGACCCCG ATGACGAGGACAGTGATTACCACCAGGAGGCCTACAAGGAGTCCTACAAAGACCGGCGGCGGCGAGCACACACTCAGGCTGAGCAGAAGAGGAGGGACGCCATCAAG AGAGGCTATGATGACCTTCAGACCATCGTCCCCACTTGCCAGCAGCAGGACTTCTCCATTGGCTCCCAAAAGCTCAGCAAAGCCATCGTTCTACAAAAGA CCATTGACTACATTCAGTTTTTGCacaaggagaagaaaaagcaggaggaggaggtgtCCACGTTACGCAAGGATGTCACGGCCCTAAAGATCATGAAAGT GAACTATGAGCAGATTGTGAAGGCACACCAGGACAACCCCCATGAAGGGGAGGACCAGGTCTCTGACCAGGTCAAGTTCAACGTGTTTCAAGGCATCATGGATTCCCTGTTCCAGTCCTTCAATGCCTCCATCTCGGTGGCCAGCTTCCAGGAGCTGTCAGCCTGTGTCTTCAGCTGGATTGAGGAGCACTGTAAGCCTCAG ACCCTGCGGGAGATTGTGATTGGCGTCCTGCACCAATTGAAAAACCAGCTTTACTGA
- the MLX gene encoding max-like protein X isoform X4 translates to MTEPGASPEDPWVKVEYAYSDNSLDPDDEDSDYHQEAYKESYKDRRRRAHTQAEQKRRDAIKRGYDDLQTIVPTCQQQDFSIGSQKLSKAIVLQKTIDYIQFLHKEKKKQEEEVSTLRKDVTALKIMKVNYEQIVKAHQDNPHEGEDQVSDQVKFNVFQGIMDSLFQSFNASISVASFQELSACVFSWIEEHCKPQTLREIVIGVLHQLKNQLY, encoded by the exons ATGACTGAGCCGGGCGCCTCTCCCGAGGACCCTTGGGTCAAG GTGGAGTATGCCTACAGCGACAACAGCCTGGACCCCG ATGACGAGGACAGTGATTACCACCAGGAGGCCTACAAGGAGTCCTACAAAGACCGGCGGCGGCGAGCACACACTCAGGCTGAGCAGAAGAGGAGGGACGCCATCAAG AGAGGCTATGATGACCTTCAGACCATCGTCCCCACTTGCCAGCAGCAGGACTTCTCCATTGGCTCCCAAAAGCTCAGCAAAGCCATCGTTCTACAAAAGA CCATTGACTACATTCAGTTTTTGCacaaggagaagaaaaagcaggaggaggaggtgtCCACGTTACGCAAGGATGTCACGGCCCTAAAGATCATGAAAGT GAACTATGAGCAGATTGTGAAGGCACACCAGGACAACCCCCATGAAGGGGAGGACCAGGTCTCTGACCAGGTCAAGTTCAACGTGTTTCAAGGCATCATGGATTCCCTGTTCCAGTCCTTCAATGCCTCCATCTCGGTGGCCAGCTTCCAGGAGCTGTCAGCCTGTGTCTTCAGCTGGATTGAGGAGCACTGTAAGCCTCAG ACCCTGCGGGAGATTGTGATTGGCGTCCTGCACCAATTGAAAAACCAGCTTTACTGA
- the PSMC3IP gene encoding homologous-pairing protein 2 homolog isoform X1, translating to MSKCRAEAAAGAAGILLRYLQEQNRPYSAQDVFGNLQREHGLGKAVVVKTLEQLAQQGKIKEKMYGKQKIYFADQDQFDMVSDADLQGLDGKIVALTAKVQSLQQSCRYMEAELKELSSALTTPEMQKEIQELKKECAGYSERLKNIKAATNHVTPEEKEQVYRERQKYCKEWRKRKRMATELSDAILEGYPKSKKQFFEEVGIETDEDYNVTLPDP from the exons ATGAGTAAATGCCGGGCAGAAGCTGCGGCGGGAG ccgcCGGGATCCTCCTGAGGTACCTGCAGGAGCAGAACCGGCCCTACAGCGCCCAGGATGTGTTCGGGAACCTGCAGCGGGAACACGGACTGGGCAAGGCG GTGGTGGTGAAGACGCTGGAGCAGCTGGCACAACAAGGCAAGATCAAAGAGAAGATGTACGGCAAGCAGAAAATCTATTTTGCGGATCAG GACCAGTTTGACATGGTGAGTGATGCTGACCTTCAAGGCCTAGATGGCAAAATCGTGGCCCTCACTGCCAAGGTGCAGAGCTTGCAGCAGAGCTGCCGCTACATGGAGGCTG AGCTCAAGGAATTATCTAGTGCCCTGACCACACCAGAGATGCAGAAAGAAATCCAGGAGTTAAAGAAGGAATGTGCTGGCTACAGCGAGAGACTGAAGAACATTAAAGCAGCTACCAATCATGTGACTCCAGAAGAGAAAGAGCAG GTATACAGAGAGAGGCAGAAGTACTGTAAGgagtggaggaagaggaagaggatg GCTACAGAGCTGTCTGATGCAATACTTGAAGGATACCCCAAGAGCAAGAAGCAGTTCTTT GAGGAAGTTGGGATAGAGACGGATGAAGATTACAATGTCACACTCCCAGACCCCTGA
- the PSMC3IP gene encoding homologous-pairing protein 2 homolog isoform X2, which translates to MSKCRAEAAAGAAGILLRYLQEQNRPYSAQDVFGNLQREHGLGKAVVVKTLEQLAQQGKIKEKMYGKQKIYFADQDQFDMVSDADLQGLDGKIVALTAKVQSLQQSCRYMEAEMQKEIQELKKECAGYSERLKNIKAATNHVTPEEKEQVYRERQKYCKEWRKRKRMATELSDAILEGYPKSKKQFFEEVGIETDEDYNVTLPDP; encoded by the exons ATGAGTAAATGCCGGGCAGAAGCTGCGGCGGGAG ccgcCGGGATCCTCCTGAGGTACCTGCAGGAGCAGAACCGGCCCTACAGCGCCCAGGATGTGTTCGGGAACCTGCAGCGGGAACACGGACTGGGCAAGGCG GTGGTGGTGAAGACGCTGGAGCAGCTGGCACAACAAGGCAAGATCAAAGAGAAGATGTACGGCAAGCAGAAAATCTATTTTGCGGATCAG GACCAGTTTGACATGGTGAGTGATGCTGACCTTCAAGGCCTAGATGGCAAAATCGTGGCCCTCACTGCCAAGGTGCAGAGCTTGCAGCAGAGCTGCCGCTACATGGAGGCTG AGATGCAGAAAGAAATCCAGGAGTTAAAGAAGGAATGTGCTGGCTACAGCGAGAGACTGAAGAACATTAAAGCAGCTACCAATCATGTGACTCCAGAAGAGAAAGAGCAG GTATACAGAGAGAGGCAGAAGTACTGTAAGgagtggaggaagaggaagaggatg GCTACAGAGCTGTCTGATGCAATACTTGAAGGATACCCCAAGAGCAAGAAGCAGTTCTTT GAGGAAGTTGGGATAGAGACGGATGAAGATTACAATGTCACACTCCCAGACCCCTGA
- the PSMC3IP gene encoding homologous-pairing protein 2 homolog isoform X5, whose protein sequence is MVSDADLQGLDGKIVALTAKVQSLQQSCRYMEAELKELSSALTTPEMQKEIQELKKECAGYSERLKNIKAATNHVTPEEKEQVYRERQKYCKEWRKRKRMATELSDAILEGYPKSKKQFFEEVGIETDEDYNVTLPDP, encoded by the exons ATGGTGAGTGATGCTGACCTTCAAGGCCTAGATGGCAAAATCGTGGCCCTCACTGCCAAGGTGCAGAGCTTGCAGCAGAGCTGCCGCTACATGGAGGCTG AGCTCAAGGAATTATCTAGTGCCCTGACCACACCAGAGATGCAGAAAGAAATCCAGGAGTTAAAGAAGGAATGTGCTGGCTACAGCGAGAGACTGAAGAACATTAAAGCAGCTACCAATCATGTGACTCCAGAAGAGAAAGAGCAG GTATACAGAGAGAGGCAGAAGTACTGTAAGgagtggaggaagaggaagaggatg GCTACAGAGCTGTCTGATGCAATACTTGAAGGATACCCCAAGAGCAAGAAGCAGTTCTTT GAGGAAGTTGGGATAGAGACGGATGAAGATTACAATGTCACACTCCCAGACCCCTGA
- the PSMC3IP gene encoding homologous-pairing protein 2 homolog isoform X3 has translation MSKCRAEAAAGAAGILLRYLQEQNRPYSAQDVFGNLQREHGLGKAVVVKTLEQLAQQGKIKEKMYGKQKIYFADQDQFDMVSDADLQGLDGKIVALTAKVQSLQQSCRYMEAELKELSSALTTPEMQKEIQELKKECAGYSERLKNIKAATNHVTPEEKEQVYRERQKYCKEWRKRKRMEEVGIETDEDYNVTLPDP, from the exons ATGAGTAAATGCCGGGCAGAAGCTGCGGCGGGAG ccgcCGGGATCCTCCTGAGGTACCTGCAGGAGCAGAACCGGCCCTACAGCGCCCAGGATGTGTTCGGGAACCTGCAGCGGGAACACGGACTGGGCAAGGCG GTGGTGGTGAAGACGCTGGAGCAGCTGGCACAACAAGGCAAGATCAAAGAGAAGATGTACGGCAAGCAGAAAATCTATTTTGCGGATCAG GACCAGTTTGACATGGTGAGTGATGCTGACCTTCAAGGCCTAGATGGCAAAATCGTGGCCCTCACTGCCAAGGTGCAGAGCTTGCAGCAGAGCTGCCGCTACATGGAGGCTG AGCTCAAGGAATTATCTAGTGCCCTGACCACACCAGAGATGCAGAAAGAAATCCAGGAGTTAAAGAAGGAATGTGCTGGCTACAGCGAGAGACTGAAGAACATTAAAGCAGCTACCAATCATGTGACTCCAGAAGAGAAAGAGCAG GTATACAGAGAGAGGCAGAAGTACTGTAAGgagtggaggaagaggaagaggatg GAGGAAGTTGGGATAGAGACGGATGAAGATTACAATGTCACACTCCCAGACCCCTGA
- the PSMC3IP gene encoding homologous-pairing protein 2 homolog isoform X4, protein MSKCRAEAAAGAAGILLRYLQEQNRPYSAQDVFGNLQREHGLGKAVVVKTLEQLAQQGKIKEKMYGKQKIYFADQDQFDMVSDADLQGLDGKIVALTAKVQSLQQSCRYMEAELKELSSALTTPEMQKEIQELKKECAGYSERLKNIKAATNHVTPEEKEQVYRERQKYCKEWRKRKRMVSVAV, encoded by the exons ATGAGTAAATGCCGGGCAGAAGCTGCGGCGGGAG ccgcCGGGATCCTCCTGAGGTACCTGCAGGAGCAGAACCGGCCCTACAGCGCCCAGGATGTGTTCGGGAACCTGCAGCGGGAACACGGACTGGGCAAGGCG GTGGTGGTGAAGACGCTGGAGCAGCTGGCACAACAAGGCAAGATCAAAGAGAAGATGTACGGCAAGCAGAAAATCTATTTTGCGGATCAG GACCAGTTTGACATGGTGAGTGATGCTGACCTTCAAGGCCTAGATGGCAAAATCGTGGCCCTCACTGCCAAGGTGCAGAGCTTGCAGCAGAGCTGCCGCTACATGGAGGCTG AGCTCAAGGAATTATCTAGTGCCCTGACCACACCAGAGATGCAGAAAGAAATCCAGGAGTTAAAGAAGGAATGTGCTGGCTACAGCGAGAGACTGAAGAACATTAAAGCAGCTACCAATCATGTGACTCCAGAAGAGAAAGAGCAG GTATACAGAGAGAGGCAGAAGTACTGTAAGgagtggaggaagaggaagaggatggtAAGTGT AGCTGTCTGA